One Hydrogenobaculum sp. 3684 genomic window, GATGATCTTAAAAGCCTAATAGAAGAATACCAGGACATGGTAAAAGAGAACCTTACTAAAGCTATGAAGGATAGATTGTTAGGGAGTCTTCCTTTTGGCCTTTGAAGACTTTATACCAAGAAGCCTCTTAAAAGCTTTGGAAGACATAAAACATATACCTGGGTATGGTGAGAAAAACGCTTCAAGGTTTGTATATGGCTTTTTAAAGCTTGATAAAATCAAAAAAGAAGATGTTGTAAAGAGCTTAGAAAATCTTTTTTCTATAACTACATGTAAAGAGTGTAACATACTTACAGACCAAGAGATATGTGCTATATGTTCTAATCCAAAAAGAAGCAAAAAGTATATAGCTGTAGTAGAAGAGTCTCAAGATGCCTACAAAATAGAAAAATTGGAGCGTTTTAAAGGTGTTTATCACATTTTAGGTGGTCGTATAAGTCCACTGGAGGGTATAGCACCAGAAGATTTGAGTATAGAGCTTTTAAAAGAAAGAATAAGAAAATACAATCCGAAGGAGATAATAATAGCTACAAATCCAAACCCTGAAGGCGAAGCTACCGCCAATTATCTTATAAAAGTATTAAAACAATACAATGTAAAGATAACCCGCATAGCCACAGCTATTCAATTTGGCACTCTAATAGAGTATGTGGACGATCTATCTTTGGAAGAAAGCATAGAAAAAAGGGAATAGTGTGCTGTAAGCCGTTCTCAGAGCAAGGAAGTGGCTATGCCTGGTCTTTAGAATTGAAATGCGATTCTATCGCTCTAGTGTGCCAACGGCCGTTCTCTGAACTATTAACAGGCTGTGAATGTTCCTTAGAGTCGAAATGTGCTAATAGCGCTCTAGTGTGCTAAAGGCCGTTCTCTGAGCTTTTGAGCGCCTTTGCCTGTTCTTTAGCTTTGAAATGCGGGCGCTACCGCTCTAGTGTGCTAACGGCCGTTCTCTGAGCTTTTGAGCGCCTGTCATATTCATTAGCTTTGAAACGCGATTCTACCGCTTTATATCTCTTCGTAAGCTACACCCATTAACCTTGCCAATTCTTTTGGATCTGGACTGTATTTTAGAGCATCTTCTTTTGTTATAAGCCCCATACCGTATAGTTTTCTTAAGTGTTGGTTCATAGTTTGCATACCTGTTTGAGCTTGACCTGATTGCATCAATGCATAAATTTGTGGTAGCTTATTTTCTTTTATTAAGTTTCTTATACCTGCGTTTGGTATTAAAAGCTCGTAAGCTAACACTCTGCCCCCGCCTATTTTAGGCAAAAGCCTTTGAGATATGATACCTTGTAAAGAGATAGAGAGCTGCGTCCTTATTTGATCCTTTTCTTCAGCGCTAAATACATCTACAATTCTGTTTATAGTGGATATAGCTGTATTTGTATGAAGCGTTCCAAATACCAAGTGTCCGGTTTCAGCTGCTCTTAAAGCCATTTCTATAGTTTCTCTATCTCTCATTTCACCTATTAATATTACGTCTGGGTCTTCTCTTAAAGCGCTTCTTAAAGCATCGGAAAAACTTGGCACGTCTTGCCCTAACTCGCGTTGGTTTACTATGCCTTTGCTGTGTTTGAAAAGGTATTCTATGGGGTCTTCCACTGTTATAACATGTGCTGGTTCGTTGTCAAGTATATATTGTATCATCGATGCTAAGGTCGTTGATTTACCACTGCCGGTTGGACCTGTTACTAAAACAAGTCCCATACTCCTTTTTGTAAGCTCTAATACCTTTGCTTCTAATCCTAATTTTGTAATATCTTTTATATCGCTGGATAAGTATCTTAAAACCATGCTTATGGAGTCTCTTTGTCTAAACACGTTTACACGAAATCTGCCTAAACTGTGTATTCCGATAGAAAAATCTACCGCATTTTTTTCTTCAAATACTTTTTTATATTTTTCAAGCATAATGCCGTATGCCAGCATTTGCGTATCGTCAGGTGTTAATGTATCGTATTCTTCTAAAAACCTTATTTTGCCATCCACTCTTATGGCAGGTTTAGAGCCTGCTACTATATGGATATCGCTTCCTCTATTTTTTACAAGTATCTCCGTTAACGTTCCTATGTCAAGCTGCATAAGCTCCTCCTTATCTTAATCTTGTATAGACACTCTTAACACCTCTTCTAAAGATGTAATTCCTTTGTTTACTTTTATTATACCAGACTGAAACAAGGTTTTCATACCTTTTTTAATAGCTATTTCTCTTATTTCTTCTGTGGTTTTTCTTTGGTTTATAGCCTCTCTTATTTCGTTATCTGCAAACATTAGTTCTGCTATTACAGTTCTTCCTTTATAACCTAAGTGGTTGCAGTATTCACAACCTTGTTTGTTTGGTTTATATATTACATCAGCAGTGATGCCATAATATTCTCTTTCTTCTTTTGTGGGCTCATATGGTATTTTGCAGTGTGGACATAACTTTCTAACAAGCCTTTGAGCAGATACTGCCAAAAGTGAAGATGATATTAAAAATGGTTCTATTCCCATATCTATAAGCCTCGCCACTGTGCTTGGTGCATCGTTTACATGAAGCGTTGATAAGACTAAGTGCCCAGTAAGAGAGGATTTTATAGCTATTTCAGCTGTTATGGCATCTCTTATTTCACCTACAAGCATAATATCTGGGTCTTGCCTCAAAAACGATCTTAAAACCGCTTCAAAAGTCCTTCCTACTTTTTCATCTATTTGAACTTGATTAAGCCCTGGTATATTTATTTCTACGGGGTCTTCGGCGGTTACTATGTTTACATCTTCTTTGTTTAAGTCTTGTAGTATTGAATAAAGCGTTGTAGTTTTTCCGCTACCTGTGGGTCCTACCACTAGTATTATCCCATAAGGTTTAGTGTAAGTTTGCTTTAGTTTTTTCACTTCATCTTCTTCAAATCCAAGCGTTTCTAGTTTTAAAGCTGAAAACTCATCGGGAAACTGCACTCTCATGACTAATTTTTCACCAAATATTGTAGGAAGCGTTGATACTCTTAGTTGCACCTTTTTGTTTGATATCCTTATTTTTATGATTCCGTCTTGGGGCTTTCTCCTTTCTGATATATCAAGGTTTGCCAATATTTTAAACCTAGATACGAGCGGGTCTTTTATATTTGTTGGGTAAGTGTCTATTTTTTTTAGCATTCCATCTATTCTAAATCTTAGAACAATTTCTTTTTCCTGAGGCTCTATATGTATATCAGAAGCACCGTCTTTAACAGCTCTATAGAGTATAGAATCAGCCAACTTTACAATTGCACTTTCGCTTGATTGTTCTACTAATTTTTCTATATTGATATTGTATTCTTGTTGTGCTTCTATATATACTTCTTCTGCGTTTAAGTCTATAGATCCAGAATGAAAGAGATTCTCTATAATATTTTTTATTTTTGACGGCGTTGTATACCAGGTTATTACATTTGGCTTTTTGGTAATGTACTTTATTTGATTTTCATCTATATATGGCATGTATGTAGCAACTGTAACGCTATTATCAGACATAGAAATAGGTATTATTTTATTTTTTACTATAAAATCTTGAGGAAATAAGTTTAAAAGATTTTTATCTATTTTATCTATATTTACTACACTACCATCTTTATCTACAAGTTTAAACATTTTTGAATACGCGTTAAGAAGATCTTGCTCAGTTATTTTTTTAGTTTCTACAAGATAACTTACTATGTCTATATCGAGGTCTTTTAACTCTTTTACCGTATTGTCATCTATGAGCCCTTCATTTTGTAAAAATTTTAAAAACCTTAAGTTCCTCTCTATATCCGGCATATATTAATAAATTATATTAAATTTAAGATGGTCGTATAGTGTTTTGAGCACCTTTTCATAATCTTCTTCCTCTTTCTCGCTTATTATATCCATTTTTTGTTCTAGTTCTCTGGTAAATTCTTCAGATACCAAATAAGAAAGCTCTTTGCTTTGCTTTAGGAAGTTATATACTTCTATACCTAGCTTAGTGGGTATAAGCCTTGATTTTTTCTCTATTACGTACTTTCTTTCTAAAAGCCTAGAAATTATTATAGAGTATGTGGATGGTCTTCCTATTCCCTTTTCTTTCATTTCTTTAACTAGTTCTCCTTGTGTGTATAGTGGCATTTTAGGTATGGCTCTTAGTTCTTTTTCTTCAATTTCAAAAGTATTAGCAGTATTGCCGTTGTTTTTTCTTATTTGTGTTGTATTTATTGGTATAAATATGTTCCAACCATCTTCTAAAATTTTGTCAACAATTTCCAATTTTTTTTCAAGACAAGTATACCACGGTTCACAAGTCTGCCACGGTTCACAATTATGCCACGCATCACAAGTCTGCCACGGTTCACAAGTCTGCCACGATTTATCTGTATTTGCAGATACTAATAGGGTTTTTTGTAGTACTTTTACTTGTCTTGTTTGAGACGCCATAAATCTGTTGAATATAAGTTGGTAAAGTCTTATGTGCTTTTTTGTAATCTGCTGTGTAAAGAAACTTTGATAGCCGTAATCTTGGTTGATCGAAAAAGCTTCTATATCCTCTGGGGCCATACTTTTGGTAGGTCTTATGCATTCGTGGGTTCCCTCTTTTCCCCAAGTTCTTGGTTTAAAATATTCCTTTCCAAGCTTTTCTTCTATAAAGCTTTTTGCTATTGAAATTCCTACTTCTGATACGTGGGTAGAGTCGGTTCTATGATATGTTATATATCCCATTTCAAAAAGTTCCTGAGCAAGTTCCATTGTTTCTTTTACAGAGAGTTTCAGTTTCTCAGAAGCATCTTTTAAAAGTGTATCTGTGGTATAAGGTGCAGATGGCTCTAGAAAACGCTCTTCTTCTTTTATAGTTTTTATAGTTATATATCTCACGTTTTCGTAATAGGTTTTTGCCTTTGTTTTGTCTTCAATATCAAAATCTATTCTTATGTCTTGAGTTTTTAAAGAAAGTCTAAAAATTTTTACTTTATGCAAGTTGTATCTTTCTATGATCCATCCAAGCACAGGGGTTTGCACTCTGCCGGCGGAAAGCCAATTTTTGCCAAAGTGCTTTTGTATCAGCTTTGAATATTCAAAACCCACCCATCTATCTGCTACTCTTCTTAATACTTGGGCTTTTACAAGAGGCTCTTTTATATCTCTTGGGTTTTCTATTGCGTTTGCAATGGCTTTTTTTGTAACTTCGTGAAATTCCATTCGTTTTATATCTTTGCAAAAAGCCGATAATATCTCTTTCAAGTCCCAAGCTATTTTTTCACCTTCTGTATCAGGGTCGGTGGCTATTAGTATTTTTTCTATTTCGATACCTGCTAGTCTTAAGCTTTTAACTATATTATCTTTACCTTCTATGGTTTCATATATTGGTATTATGTGATCATCTGTTACCAAAACACCGTCAAAACCTTCGTTTTTAGTAACGTCTAAAATGTGTCCTATGGAAGCTGTTATTATTATATAGTTTTTGTCTGTAGAAAACTCCATA contains:
- the recR gene encoding recombination mediator RecR, with protein sequence MAFEDFIPRSLLKALEDIKHIPGYGEKNASRFVYGFLKLDKIKKEDVVKSLENLFSITTCKECNILTDQEICAICSNPKRSKKYIAVVEESQDAYKIEKLERFKGVYHILGGRISPLEGIAPEDLSIELLKERIRKYNPKEIIIATNPNPEGEATANYLIKVLKQYNVKITRIATAIQFGTLIEYVDDLSLEESIEKRE
- a CDS encoding type IV pilus twitching motility protein PilT; translated protein: MQLDIGTLTEILVKNRGSDIHIVAGSKPAIRVDGKIRFLEEYDTLTPDDTQMLAYGIMLEKYKKVFEEKNAVDFSIGIHSLGRFRVNVFRQRDSISMVLRYLSSDIKDITKLGLEAKVLELTKRSMGLVLVTGPTGSGKSTTLASMIQYILDNEPAHVITVEDPIEYLFKHSKGIVNQRELGQDVPSFSDALRSALREDPDVILIGEMRDRETIEMALRAAETGHLVFGTLHTNTAISTINRIVDVFSAEEKDQIRTQLSISLQGIISQRLLPKIGGGRVLAYELLIPNAGIRNLIKENKLPQIYALMQSGQAQTGMQTMNQHLRKLYGMGLITKEDALKYSPDPKELARLMGVAYEEI
- a CDS encoding GspE/PulE family protein, which translates into the protein MPDIERNLRFLKFLQNEGLIDDNTVKELKDLDIDIVSYLVETKKITEQDLLNAYSKMFKLVDKDGSVVNIDKIDKNLLNLFPQDFIVKNKIIPISMSDNSVTVATYMPYIDENQIKYITKKPNVITWYTTPSKIKNIIENLFHSGSIDLNAEEVYIEAQQEYNINIEKLVEQSSESAIVKLADSILYRAVKDGASDIHIEPQEKEIVLRFRIDGMLKKIDTYPTNIKDPLVSRFKILANLDISERRKPQDGIIKIRISNKKVQLRVSTLPTIFGEKLVMRVQFPDEFSALKLETLGFEEDEVKKLKQTYTKPYGIILVVGPTGSGKTTTLYSILQDLNKEDVNIVTAEDPVEINIPGLNQVQIDEKVGRTFEAVLRSFLRQDPDIMLVGEIRDAITAEIAIKSSLTGHLVLSTLHVNDAPSTVARLIDMGIEPFLISSSLLAVSAQRLVRKLCPHCKIPYEPTKEEREYYGITADVIYKPNKQGCEYCNHLGYKGRTVIAELMFADNEIREAINQRKTTEEIREIAIKKGMKTLFQSGIIKVNKGITSLEEVLRVSIQD